TTTATTGTTGCATTAACCATTGTCATTATGTTATTATTTAGTACAAATATATAAATAACAGCAATGATTGGATCAGTAAATTAACTATTCTCCTCAGAGAGTCGATGGTGCTGCAAATCGACGAGAATGTTTTTTGAAAGCTACCCAGGAGCTTTAGCTTATAATGAGCTAGCGTTGTCGGCGTTAACGATTAAAGTGGGCTTTAGAGCTAAACAAGGTGGTACCGCGGGAATACATCTCGTCCTTTTTCAAGGACGGGATTTTTTTATTATCTAAAGGAGTGGTGAATGTTATGAAAGAATTATTAGAATTGTTAGAACAAGATGCTAAGTACTCTACGGCTGATTTGGCAGTAATGCTTAGTAAATCCGAAGAAGAAATCATTCAAGCCATCAAAAAATTAGAAGAAAATAAAACTATTTTAAAATACAATACTATTATTGACTGGGCCAAAGCCGGTGTCGATAGCGTTACCGCTACAATCGAGGTTAAGGTTACACCGCAACGTGAGGTTGGTTTTGATGCTATTGCCGAACGAATTTATCGTTTTGACGAAGTTCGCAGTGTCTACTTGATGTCCGGTAGCTACGATTTACTAGTTGTAATTGAAGGAAATTCGCTACGCGAGGTTGCTAATTTTGTCTCTACCAGATTAGCACCAATTGATGGTGTAATCAGCACCACCAGTCATTTCATGCTTAAAGCTTATAAAAAGGACGGTGCGATTCTTAACGATAAAGAAAATGATCACAGATTGGTGGTATCGCCATGAGTTGGTCAGATAGATTCGCCCCTTCGGTAAATTCATTAGCGCCGTCAGGAATTCGTCGCTTTTTTGATATTGCTGCAGAAATGACCGGAGTTATTTCTTTAGGGGTTGGTGAGCCTGATTTTATCACCCCTTGGCATATCAGAGAAAGTTGTATCCATAGCTTAGAACAAGGTTACACTTCCTACACTGCTAATCATGGATTGTTAGAATTACGTGAAGAAATCTCACAGCAATTTATGGATGAGCATCAGTTACAATACAATCCCAAAGATGAAGTCTTAATAACAGTTGGTGTTAGTGAAGGCTTGGACTTAGCACTCCGCACCATCATCTGTCCCGGTGATGAAATTTTAATTCCCGAACCATGTTATGTTTCATATAAAGCCTGTGTATCTTTAGCGGGCGGAATTCCGGTAACTGTACCAACCAGTATTGAAACTGAATTTCGTATCACTGTAGAGCAACTCGAAAAATATGTTTCATCTAAGACAAAGGCATTAATTATCGGTTATCCTAATAATCCCACCGGCGCCATTATGCCGCAAGAAGAACTTTCAAAAATAGCAGAATTTGCTGAACGACATGATTTAATTGTCATTTCTGATGAAATTTATTCTAATTTAACTTATGATGCAACGCACACCTGTTTTGCTGCATTGCCGAACATGAAAGACCGCACTATTGTTTTAAATGGTTTTTCTAAATCCTATGCAATGACCGGTTGGCGCATTGGTTATGCTCTTGCTAATCATGAATTTATTGCTTCAATGAATAAAATTCATCAATATACAATGCTGTGTGCCCCAATCACTGCTCAAATCGGTGCATTAGAAGCACTGCGTCATGGCAAAATCCATATGAAAAAAATGGTTTCAGAATATGACCGTCGCCGAAAATTAATTTATGAAGGCTTTAAAGCAATGGGCTTAAATTGTTTTGAACCAAAAGGAGCCTTTTATATTTTCCCTTCAATTGCTAACACCGGTATGGACTCTTTAGAGTTTGCTGAAAAATTATTACGTAGCGAAAAAGTAGCCTTAGTTCCCGGTAATGCTTTTGGGGAAAGCGGTAATGGTTTTATCCGTTGCTCTTATGCCACTTCTATTAGTAAAATTGATGAAGCATTAGCACGTATTGAACGTTTTTTACAACAAAATTGCTAAAATAAAAAGTCGTTTTCTTAAAATAGAAAACGACTTTTATTTATGATATTGATACATTTATTTCGACAGTTTGCGAATTTATCAGCATTTCAATGCAAATATATTTGTCATTGCTGATTTTCAGCGTAAAACCATCCCCGATGGTGAGAATTGGCGTTGAAATATCAACCTCAATCCCCATTTGGGACAAGTTAGTCGCTGAATTTGCAGTTAGCATATTCGCCAGCTCTGAAATCGCACTTTGCGCCATATCGTCCATCGACTCTACCGGCATTCCCATCATCATCGTTGAGGCAACAAACTTGGCGGTTTCTTCACTCATATTATAAGCAACATTACCGCCCAATTCTTTCGTCAACCCTACCAACACTGTAACACCTTTACTGGTTGCAGTTTTATCTTTAAGCGAGATATTACCTCTCTTTACTTCTGTAAACCCTATTTGAGGCATTATTGTATGGAAAGCATCAATAAATGGATTAATCAGTTTTGCATCCAATGTTATTCGCCCCCTGTAAAACCAATATTAATGTTAAAATCTCCAATTTCTGTTTTTGCCACAACGCTGAAATTCTCCAATTTATTGTTGTTTATTATATTAACCTCTTTACCACTAATTGTCCCTGGTGGTGAAATCCTTAAGTCATTACTAATTAACGAATCATTAATCATCGAAACTCCACGCCCTGCAACAATATTGGCAAACTCTTCAATACTTTCAATCGCTATTTCATCTTCCGGTGTCCGCCCTAATAATAACGCTGTAAACTTCGCTGCTGTTTCAAAGCTAACACTCAAAACAAATCTGCCCTTGCTGTTACCGGTAATACTAATTAACACGGCAATGCCATTGACCACTAATTGAGTGTCACTTTCTAAAAACTCAACTTCTGTTCTTAATCCCACGAGCGTAAACAGATTTTTTTGTAAACTACTAATAAATGGTGTTATATATGAATCATGAATTTGTTTTTCTTCGTCTGTTAAAACTCTGATTTTCTTTTCACTTTCAATCGGTTTTTGATTAGTTCCGGAAAAATTAGTTAATCGTCTTAAAACATATAATAACTCATCTTTCAATAACGGCTTTTGTAAAAACGCTCTTACACCAACTTGGGTTCCTTTAGTGATTAAATTATTATCTTTCATGGCACTAATCATAATAATTTTGACATTAGGATCAATCTCTAAAATTTTACGACTACATTCAATGCCATCTGAATCCGGTAAATTCATATCCATGGTGACAATATCAGGTCTGCATTTTTTAAATTCTTCTACGGCTATAGTTGCAGTTTTCGCATAAGAACATATATCAAATTCCGTGTTATTTAATATATCGCCAACCACTAAATGACTGATAACAGAATCGTCTACTACTAGCACTTTAAACTTGTTTACCATCTGATCACCACTTTCCATTTTTTAAGTAGCTGTAAAGTTATTATATATGATTAATTTTAACTTAAAAATAGCATTTTGTCCAAAAATTATATAAAAAATCCCAAACTTAATTTTCCATAAATTAAGTTTGGGATTTTTTTATATTAGTTACTTTTGTTAGTCCACTTTATCAATAATAGCAGCATCGCCTTCTTCACCGGTGCGAATTCTGATGGCATTCTCAATTTTATAAACAAAAATTTTACCATCACCAATTTTTCCGGTTTTTAAAACTTTCTTTGCTACTTCTAACACTCTTTCGACCGGTATTTCACAAACAACTGTTTCAACTTTTACCTTTGGGGTTAAATTAATATCATATTCCATTCCTCGATAAACTTCTTTATGCCCTTTTTGTAAACCACAGCCGTACACTTGAGTTACCGTCATCCCGGCTACCCCAATTTCATTTAGTGCTTCTTTTAAGACCTCCAGCTTATCAGGTCGCGTAATAATATCAATTTTAGTTAAATTAGTCATATCAATTTCCTCCTTATTTATGTTGCATACTAACTACATGAGGAATTCCA
The nucleotide sequence above comes from Negativicutes bacterium. Encoded proteins:
- a CDS encoding Lrp/AsnC family transcriptional regulator, which gives rise to MKELLELLEQDAKYSTADLAVMLSKSEEEIIQAIKKLEENKTILKYNTIIDWAKAGVDSVTATIEVKVTPQREVGFDAIAERIYRFDEVRSVYLMSGSYDLLVVIEGNSLREVANFVSTRLAPIDGVISTTSHFMLKAYKKDGAILNDKENDHRLVVSP
- a CDS encoding response regulator, with product MVNKFKVLVVDDSVISHLVVGDILNNTEFDICSYAKTATIAVEEFKKCRPDIVTMDMNLPDSDGIECSRKILEIDPNVKIIMISAMKDNNLITKGTQVGVRAFLQKPLLKDELLYVLRRLTNFSGTNQKPIESEKKIRVLTDEEKQIHDSYITPFISSLQKNLFTLVGLRTEVEFLESDTQLVVNGIAVLISITGNSKGRFVLSVSFETAAKFTALLLGRTPEDEIAIESIEEFANIVAGRGVSMINDSLISNDLRISPPGTISGKEVNIINNNKLENFSVVAKTEIGDFNINIGFTGGE
- a CDS encoding P-II family nitrogen regulator, with the translated sequence MTNLTKIDIITRPDKLEVLKEALNEIGVAGMTVTQVYGCGLQKGHKEVYRGMEYDINLTPKVKVETVVCEIPVERVLEVAKKVLKTGKIGDGKIFVYKIENAIRIRTGEEGDAAIIDKVD
- a CDS encoding chemotaxis protein CheX, which translates into the protein MDAKLINPFIDAFHTIMPQIGFTEVKRGNISLKDKTATSKGVTVLVGLTKELGGNVAYNMSEETAKFVASTMMMGMPVESMDDMAQSAISELANMLTANSATNLSQMGIEVDISTPILTIGDGFTLKISNDKYICIEMLINSQTVEINVSIS
- a CDS encoding aminotransferase class I/II-fold pyridoxal phosphate-dependent enzyme, which translates into the protein MSWSDRFAPSVNSLAPSGIRRFFDIAAEMTGVISLGVGEPDFITPWHIRESCIHSLEQGYTSYTANHGLLELREEISQQFMDEHQLQYNPKDEVLITVGVSEGLDLALRTIICPGDEILIPEPCYVSYKACVSLAGGIPVTVPTSIETEFRITVEQLEKYVSSKTKALIIGYPNNPTGAIMPQEELSKIAEFAERHDLIVISDEIYSNLTYDATHTCFAALPNMKDRTIVLNGFSKSYAMTGWRIGYALANHEFIASMNKIHQYTMLCAPITAQIGALEALRHGKIHMKKMVSEYDRRRKLIYEGFKAMGLNCFEPKGAFYIFPSIANTGMDSLEFAEKLLRSEKVALVPGNAFGESGNGFIRCSYATSISKIDEALARIERFLQQNC